The following proteins are encoded in a genomic region of Pseudomonas sp. Os17:
- a CDS encoding CitMHS family transporter, whose translation MLALLGLAMVVVFTFLIMTKRLSPIVALTLVPIVFAVLGGFAGTTGKMMLDGLKMVAPSAALLLFAILFFGLMIDSGLFDPLIRKILKRVNGDPTKIAMGTALLSLVVALDGDGTTTYMITCAAMLPLYKRIGMNPMILATISMLSLSIMSGMTPWGGPATRAIAALGLDAGEYFVPLLPTMIGGAAWVVFTAYLLGRAERKRIGNTQLQSGGGDCYIKAILEDTPHKRPKLAYVNLLLVMAVMTALVLGLMHSAVLFLIGFVLALMINYPQLDIQKERILAHSGNAMTVVLLVFAAGIFAGIFSGTKMVDALAQTLVDWIPPSWGHLFPLVVALTSMPLTFVLSNDAYYFGVVPILANAAAAYGISPLEIARASILGQPVHLMSPLVASTLLLVGMVDRDIGDFQKATVKWAVLTSLVITALALLTGALTLFV comes from the coding sequence ATGCTCGCTTTACTCGGCCTCGCCATGGTGGTGGTCTTCACCTTCCTGATCATGACCAAGCGCCTGTCGCCCATCGTGGCGTTGACGCTGGTGCCCATCGTCTTCGCGGTGCTCGGCGGGTTTGCCGGCACCACCGGCAAGATGATGCTCGACGGCCTGAAAATGGTCGCGCCGTCGGCGGCGCTGTTGCTGTTCGCCATTCTGTTCTTCGGCTTGATGATCGATTCGGGGCTGTTCGACCCGCTGATCCGCAAGATTCTCAAGCGGGTCAATGGCGATCCGACCAAGATCGCCATGGGCACCGCGCTGCTGTCGCTGGTGGTGGCCCTGGACGGTGACGGCACCACCACCTACATGATCACTTGCGCGGCCATGCTGCCGCTGTACAAGCGCATCGGCATGAACCCGATGATCCTCGCCACCATCTCCATGCTGTCCTTGAGCATCATGAGCGGCATGACCCCCTGGGGCGGGCCGGCCACGCGCGCCATCGCCGCCCTGGGCCTGGATGCCGGCGAGTACTTCGTGCCGCTGCTGCCGACCATGATCGGTGGCGCCGCCTGGGTGGTGTTCACCGCCTACCTGCTGGGCCGGGCCGAACGCAAGCGCATCGGCAATACCCAGCTGCAAAGCGGCGGTGGCGACTGCTACATCAAGGCGATTCTCGAAGACACCCCGCACAAGCGGCCCAAGCTGGCCTACGTCAACCTGCTGCTGGTGATGGCGGTGATGACCGCGCTGGTGCTGGGCCTGATGCACTCGGCGGTGTTGTTCCTGATCGGTTTTGTCCTGGCCTTGATGATCAACTACCCGCAGCTGGATATTCAGAAAGAGCGCATTCTGGCCCACTCGGGCAACGCCATGACCGTGGTGCTGCTGGTGTTCGCCGCGGGGATCTTCGCCGGCATTTTCTCCGGCACCAAGATGGTCGACGCCCTGGCGCAGACCCTGGTGGACTGGATCCCGCCGTCCTGGGGCCACCTGTTCCCGCTGGTGGTGGCGCTGACCAGCATGCCGTTGACCTTCGTCCTGTCCAACGACGCCTACTACTTCGGCGTGGTGCCGATCCTGGCCAACGCGGCGGCGGCCTATGGCATTTCTCCCCTGGAAATCGCCCGTGCCTCGATCCTCGGTCAGCCGGTGCACCTGATGAGCCCGCTGGTGGCCTCGACCTTGCTGCTGGTGGGCATGGTGGACCGCGACATCGGCGACTTCCAGAAAGCCACGGTGAAGTGGGCCGTGCTGACCTCCCTGGTCATTACCGCCCTGGCCTTGCTGACCGGGGCCCTGACCCTGTTCGTCTGA
- a CDS encoding OprD family porin, which produces MSHLLIRATVFSCLSLPPVAGLQAADFIDDSSLKLQLRNVYFNENFRDEHGLSAKAARTAKSERTEWAQGFLLDYQSGFTPGTLGFGVDALGLLGVRLDSGKGRSGTGLLPVHDDGRAASEFASAGATAKVRLAKTTLKYGTLLPKTPVLVYNDARLLPQTYQGTQLTSTDIDGLSLTGGYLQRFKLRDSTDSVGLVPDGYSGGQSGDFRYGGGEYKWSKTLRLSYFHGELENFYRQDFVGLQHDLALRQGTLTSDLRYFRSADSGAAFDGKIANRMFSGQLTYAIAGHSLGGGYQRLSGDAGLPYISGATVYSFSNAGIGKFIEEGERTWMLGYGYNFASLGVPGLTFSSRYLSGNDGKSNTRVDEWERDSELAYVLQQGSFKGLGVKLRNYVYRSDYSRGRDSNRLYITYDIALW; this is translated from the coding sequence ATGAGCCATTTGCTGATTCGCGCAACGGTATTTTCCTGCTTGAGCCTGCCACCCGTGGCCGGGCTCCAGGCCGCTGACTTCATCGACGACAGCAGCCTCAAGCTGCAACTGCGCAACGTCTATTTCAACGAGAACTTCCGCGACGAACACGGCCTCAGCGCCAAGGCCGCGCGCACGGCCAAGAGCGAGCGCACCGAGTGGGCTCAAGGCTTCCTGCTGGACTATCAGTCCGGATTCACCCCGGGCACCCTGGGGTTCGGGGTCGATGCCCTGGGGCTGCTGGGGGTTCGGCTCGATTCCGGCAAGGGCCGCAGTGGCACGGGGCTGCTGCCGGTGCACGACGACGGTCGCGCCGCGAGCGAATTTGCCAGTGCCGGCGCCACGGCCAAGGTGCGGCTGGCCAAGACCACCCTCAAGTACGGCACCTTGCTGCCCAAGACCCCGGTGCTGGTCTACAACGATGCCCGTCTGTTGCCGCAGACCTATCAGGGCACCCAGCTCACCAGCACCGATATCGACGGCCTGAGCTTGACCGGCGGTTATCTGCAGCGCTTCAAACTGCGGGATTCCACCGACAGCGTGGGGCTGGTGCCCGACGGCTACAGCGGCGGCCAGTCCGGGGACTTCCGCTACGGCGGGGGCGAATACAAATGGAGCAAGACCCTGCGCCTGAGCTATTTCCATGGCGAGCTCGAAAACTTCTATCGGCAGGATTTTGTCGGCCTGCAACATGACCTGGCGCTGAGGCAGGGGACCTTGACCAGCGATCTGCGCTACTTCCGCAGCGCCGATTCAGGCGCGGCGTTCGACGGCAAGATCGCCAACCGCATGTTCAGCGGCCAGCTGACCTACGCGATTGCCGGGCATTCCCTTGGCGGCGGCTATCAGCGCCTGAGTGGCGATGCCGGCTTGCCCTATATCAGCGGCGCCACGGTCTACTCCTTCAGTAACGCCGGCATCGGCAAGTTCATCGAGGAGGGCGAGAGGACCTGGATGCTCGGCTATGGCTACAACTTTGCCAGCCTGGGTGTCCCCGGCCTGACCTTCAGCTCGCGCTACCTGAGCGGCAATGACGGCAAGTCCAATACCCGCGTCGATGAGTGGGAGCGCGACAGCGAACTGGCCTACGTGCTCCAGCAGGGCTCGTTCAAGGGGCTGGGGGTGAAGCTGCGCAACTACGTGTATCGCTCCGACTACTCCCGTGGACGCGACAGCAACCGCCTCTACATCACTTACGACATCGCCCTCTGGTAA
- a CDS encoding M48 family metallopeptidase, which produces MKFFQHQARARRHTLKLLLLMTLAVTTLVSLSSLGLGLLWRELSQEYGQPKVLNWAVVAVVALLMLLVVVLGSWYKTWRLRAGGKVIAEHLGGRLINDSPRGNEEQRLLNIVEEMALASGATLPAVYVLPEDAINAFAAGLTPEQAVLGITRGALVHLDRDELQGLVAHEFSHIYNGDMRLNTRLLAVIHGLLVFSLAGIAVLRQAEKQHLGNDRHRFFWQIVFAVLGLALLIFGSLGSLLGNLIKAAICRQREFLADASAVQFTRNPQGIAGALKKIGDSSAGSRLRAFAAAQYSHLYFHQGVKLRLERLFATHPPLAARIQRLDPQWDGRFKPL; this is translated from the coding sequence ATGAAGTTCTTTCAACACCAGGCCCGTGCCCGGCGCCACACCCTCAAACTGCTGCTGTTGATGACCCTGGCGGTGACCACCCTGGTCAGCCTCAGCAGCCTGGGGCTGGGCCTGTTATGGCGCGAGCTGAGCCAGGAGTACGGCCAGCCCAAGGTGCTGAACTGGGCCGTGGTCGCGGTCGTGGCACTGCTCATGCTGCTGGTGGTGGTGCTGGGCAGTTGGTACAAGACCTGGCGCCTGCGGGCCGGCGGCAAGGTGATCGCCGAGCACCTGGGCGGACGCCTGATCAACGACTCGCCGCGGGGCAACGAGGAACAGCGCCTGCTCAATATCGTCGAGGAAATGGCCCTGGCCTCGGGTGCCACCTTGCCGGCGGTGTATGTACTGCCGGAAGACGCGATCAATGCCTTCGCCGCCGGACTGACCCCGGAGCAGGCGGTGCTCGGAATCACTCGCGGTGCCCTCGTCCATCTGGACCGCGACGAATTGCAGGGCTTGGTCGCCCATGAGTTCAGCCACATTTACAACGGTGACATGCGCCTCAACACCCGGCTGCTGGCGGTGATCCACGGCCTGCTGGTGTTCAGCCTGGCGGGCATCGCGGTGCTGCGCCAGGCCGAAAAGCAACACCTGGGCAACGACCGCCACCGCTTCTTCTGGCAGATCGTGTTTGCCGTGCTGGGCCTGGCCCTGCTGATTTTCGGCTCCCTGGGGAGCCTGCTGGGCAACCTGATCAAGGCCGCCATCTGCCGTCAGCGCGAGTTTCTCGCCGACGCCTCGGCGGTGCAGTTCACCCGCAACCCCCAGGGCATTGCCGGGGCCCTGAAAAAGATCGGCGACAGCAGCGCCGGCTCACGCCTGCGGGCCTTCGCCGCCGCCCAGTACAGCCACCTGTATTTCCATCAGGGAGTGAAACTGCGCCTGGAACGCCTGTTCGCCACCCACCCGCCGCTGGCCGCACGCATCCAGCGCCTGGATCCGCAGTGGGATGGGCGCTTCAAGCCGTTGTAG
- a CDS encoding LemA family protein: MATADIVALVLLAVLALYLVSLYNRLTTRRNRLRNAFAQIEVQLKRRYDLIPNLLETVKGYLQHERQTLTALAEARNSARDSLQAAAAQPGDSARIARLGQDQGALDQVLDRLHLSLEAYPELKASQNMAQLSEELTSTENKVAYARQAFNDAVTDYNLCKQQVPALFFAGLFGHRADAALLQFADSAQIQDASKVSFQ; this comes from the coding sequence ATGGCCACCGCCGATATCGTCGCCCTGGTGCTGCTCGCCGTTCTGGCGCTGTACCTGGTCAGTCTCTACAACCGTCTGACGACCCGGCGCAATCGCCTGCGCAATGCCTTCGCCCAGATCGAAGTGCAACTCAAGCGCCGCTACGACCTGATCCCCAACCTGCTGGAAACCGTCAAGGGCTACCTGCAGCACGAGCGCCAGACCCTGACCGCCCTGGCCGAGGCCCGCAACAGCGCCCGGGACAGCCTGCAAGCGGCCGCCGCGCAACCCGGCGACAGCGCGCGCATTGCCCGCCTGGGCCAGGACCAGGGTGCCCTGGACCAAGTCCTCGACCGCCTGCACCTGAGCCTGGAAGCCTACCCGGAACTCAAGGCCTCGCAGAACATGGCGCAGCTCAGCGAAGAACTGACCAGCACCGAGAACAAGGTCGCCTACGCGCGCCAGGCCTTCAACGACGCCGTGACCGACTACAACCTGTGCAAGCAGCAAGTGCCGGCGCTGTTTTTCGCCGGGCTGTTCGGCCATCGCGCCGATGCCGCGCTGCTGCAATTCGCCGACAGCGCGCAGATCCAGGACGCCAGCAAAGTGTCGTTCCAATAA
- a CDS encoding DUF4265 domain-containing protein, whose translation MLRLTVVDDYPPVASEGVWAEQQPDGLYRIANLPFYSQDVCYDDEVAVQVEADGLKWFRQVGRSSGNSTLRVVFFKAGRERIPEVLERINALGCRWEGMSQAFFAVNVPASVPLDSVLEYLQACVDQDWLDYESGLLRQ comes from the coding sequence ATGCTCAGGTTGACGGTGGTCGACGATTACCCACCGGTTGCCAGCGAAGGGGTCTGGGCTGAGCAGCAGCCGGACGGCCTGTACCGGATCGCCAATCTTCCTTTCTATTCCCAGGACGTCTGTTATGACGACGAGGTGGCCGTCCAGGTCGAGGCCGATGGCCTGAAATGGTTCAGGCAGGTGGGGCGCAGCAGTGGCAACAGCACCTTGCGGGTGGTGTTCTTCAAGGCCGGCCGGGAGCGGATCCCGGAGGTGCTGGAGCGGATCAACGCCCTGGGTTGTCGCTGGGAGGGCATGAGCCAGGCCTTCTTCGCGGTCAACGTACCGGCCTCGGTGCCGTTGGACAGCGTGCTGGAGTACCTGCAGGCGTGCGTTGACCAGGATTGGCTGGATTATGAAAGCGGGCTGTTGCGCCAGTGA
- a CDS encoding Imm10 family immunity protein, translating to MNLKFHANTYSAYTEDDVQILGFADDGQQPEHYLLLQRAECFDEQDRQLGMDTYYVELGGQGVAGYGGIEQLQLAPGRLTLQFSSTLDWCRGLPGLDISWDAGLASVEEVRAALGEMLLGTDTRIQLQPGPGAPQ from the coding sequence ATGAACTTGAAATTTCATGCCAACACCTACAGTGCCTATACCGAGGACGACGTGCAGATCCTGGGTTTTGCCGACGATGGGCAGCAGCCCGAGCACTACCTGCTGTTGCAGCGTGCCGAATGCTTCGACGAGCAGGATCGGCAACTGGGCATGGACACCTATTACGTCGAGCTGGGCGGGCAGGGCGTGGCCGGCTATGGCGGCATCGAGCAGCTGCAATTGGCCCCGGGGCGCTTGACCCTGCAGTTCTCCAGCACCCTGGACTGGTGCCGGGGCCTGCCCGGCCTGGACATCAGCTGGGACGCCGGGCTGGCCAGCGTCGAGGAGGTCCGGGCGGCGCTCGGCGAAATGCTGCTCGGCACCGACACGCGCATTCAGCTGCAGCCCGGGCCGGGGGCGCCGCAGTGA
- a CDS encoding FKBP-type peptidyl-prolyl cis-trans isomerase translates to MSDQLQVIDIQLGDGKAVVKGALITTQYRGFLEDGSSFDSSYDRGKPFQCVIGTGRVIKGWDQGLMGMQVGGKRKLLVPAHLGYGERSMGSIPPNSNLIFEIELLEVLTRDD, encoded by the coding sequence ATGAGTGACCAATTACAGGTGATCGATATCCAGCTGGGCGACGGCAAGGCGGTGGTCAAGGGGGCCCTGATCACCACCCAGTACCGGGGCTTTCTGGAGGACGGCAGCAGCTTCGATTCCTCCTACGATCGCGGCAAGCCGTTCCAGTGCGTGATCGGCACCGGGCGGGTGATCAAGGGGTGGGACCAGGGCCTGATGGGCATGCAGGTGGGCGGCAAGCGCAAGCTGCTGGTGCCGGCGCACCTGGGGTACGGCGAGCGCAGCATGGGCTCGATCCCGCCCAACTCGAACCTGATCTTCGAGATCGAGTTGCTCGAAGTGCTGACCCGTGACGACTGA
- a CDS encoding NUDIX hydrolase — protein sequence MTTEGPAHTSAAPSTPANKACPVLLRYTTELEVLAFRHPLAGLQLVKGTVEAGESTAAAAVRELAEEAGVEAEESRFLGLWHSGFAGQVWAFHECRVPAPLPESWTHFTADDGGHHFEFFWHALASPPSAQWHPLFQAALVFLRERLLDADA from the coding sequence GTGACGACTGAGGGGCCGGCGCACACCTCAGCCGCACCCTCGACACCCGCCAACAAGGCTTGCCCGGTGCTGCTGCGCTACACCACCGAGCTTGAGGTCTTGGCCTTTCGCCATCCGCTGGCCGGCCTGCAACTGGTCAAGGGCACGGTGGAGGCGGGAGAGTCGACGGCCGCTGCGGCGGTCCGCGAGCTGGCGGAAGAAGCGGGCGTCGAGGCCGAGGAAAGCCGTTTTCTCGGCCTCTGGCACTCGGGGTTTGCCGGCCAGGTGTGGGCTTTCCATGAGTGCCGGGTGCCGGCGCCGCTGCCCGAGAGCTGGACTCACTTCACCGCGGATGACGGCGGCCATCACTTCGAATTCTTCTGGCACGCCCTGGCCAGCCCGCCGTCGGCCCAATGGCACCCGCTGTTCCAGGCGGCCCTGGTGTTTTTGCGCGAGCGCCTGCTCGACGCCGATGCCTAG
- a CDS encoding sensor domain-containing diguanylate cyclase, protein MIAVWSLLCLTLLLALLTLWLLRRERRAQAQLRAYRQRVEGLPDDAERFKRSQYFARIGTWDWEVDTQRLYWSEAIYGMFGFKVGEVVPSYELFCSCVHPEDRERVRAGELRCLETGENHDEEYRVVWPDGSIHWLRETGNVVKNVHDTTIKMLGVVRDITDEKVSTSQLQQLAHFDPLTGLPNRLMLEQRLSRALEQARHNQTRVALVFVDLNGFKAINDQYGHAAGDRVLSATAQRLQGILRSSDTVARIGGDEFVVILEGLSPGLDLTEEARRIGEKIFSQLSPPVEVDSQRHSIGSSLGVAVFPDHAGRMDQLLHIADLAMYEAKRSGNNQYRLGQ, encoded by the coding sequence ATGATTGCTGTCTGGTCCCTGCTGTGCCTGACCCTGTTGCTGGCCCTGCTGACGCTGTGGTTGCTGCGCCGTGAGCGCCGCGCCCAGGCCCAGTTGCGGGCCTATCGCCAACGGGTCGAGGGCCTGCCCGACGATGCCGAGCGCTTCAAGCGCAGCCAGTACTTCGCACGCATCGGCACCTGGGACTGGGAAGTCGACACCCAGCGCCTGTACTGGTCGGAAGCCATCTACGGCATGTTCGGCTTCAAGGTCGGCGAAGTGGTGCCCTCCTACGAACTGTTCTGCTCCTGTGTGCACCCCGAGGACCGGGAACGGGTGCGCGCCGGCGAATTGCGCTGCCTGGAAACCGGCGAGAACCATGACGAGGAATACCGCGTGGTGTGGCCCGACGGCAGCATCCACTGGCTGCGCGAGACCGGCAACGTGGTGAAGAACGTGCACGACACCACCATCAAGATGCTCGGCGTGGTGCGCGACATCACCGATGAAAAAGTCTCCACCAGCCAGTTGCAGCAACTGGCCCACTTCGATCCGCTGACCGGCCTGCCCAACCGCCTGATGCTGGAACAGCGCCTGTCCCGGGCCCTGGAGCAGGCGCGGCACAATCAGACCCGGGTGGCCCTGGTGTTCGTCGACCTCAACGGCTTCAAGGCCATCAACGACCAGTACGGCCACGCCGCCGGGGACCGGGTGCTGAGCGCCACGGCCCAGCGCCTGCAAGGCATCCTGCGCAGCAGCGACACCGTGGCGCGGATCGGCGGTGACGAATTCGTGGTGATTCTGGAGGGACTGTCCCCGGGGCTCGACCTGACGGAAGAAGCCCGGCGCATCGGCGAAAAGATCTTCAGCCAGCTATCGCCCCCGGTGGAGGTGGACAGCCAGCGCCACAGCATCGGCAGCAGCCTGGGGGTGGCGGTGTTTCCCGACCATGCCGGGCGCATGGACCAGTTGCTGCACATCGCCGACCTGGCGATGTACGAAGCCAAGCGCAGCGGCAACAACCAGTACCGCCTGGGGCAGTGA
- a CDS encoding LysE family translocator, which yields MLVATPGPVVALIVTTSLHAGPRQALLTALGTHAASLLLALLAVLMLTTGLALDPRLISGFSLLGCGFIGWLALQGLREAAGPQTAAATAPTTPGRRGLANGFLLGISNPKDIIFFVSFFPQFIQVSRSFERSALLLTLVWVVIDFAVLGAYILMARQGFSLKYKRQVTGLSSLMLLAVAVVGLVYSVLELYR from the coding sequence ATGCTGGTGGCCACCCCGGGACCGGTGGTGGCGCTGATTGTCACCACCAGCCTGCATGCCGGACCGCGCCAGGCGCTGCTCACCGCCCTGGGCACCCATGCCGCCTCATTGCTCCTGGCGCTGCTGGCGGTGCTGATGCTGACCACCGGCCTGGCGCTGGATCCGCGCCTGATCAGCGGGTTCAGCCTGCTGGGTTGCGGCTTTATCGGCTGGCTGGCGTTGCAAGGCCTGCGGGAGGCCGCAGGCCCGCAAACTGCAGCGGCCACAGCGCCGACCACCCCGGGCCGGCGCGGCCTGGCCAATGGGTTCCTGCTGGGCATCAGCAACCCCAAGGACATCATTTTCTTTGTCTCGTTCTTCCCCCAGTTCATCCAGGTCAGTCGCTCCTTCGAGCGCAGCGCGCTGCTGCTGACGCTGGTCTGGGTGGTGATCGACTTTGCCGTGCTGGGGGCCTATATCCTGATGGCGCGCCAGGGGTTCTCACTCAAGTACAAGCGCCAGGTGACCGGCCTGTCGAGCCTGATGCTGCTGGCGGTGGCCGTGGTGGGGCTGGTGTATTCGGTGCTGGAACTGTACCGCTGA
- a CDS encoding LysR substrate-binding domain-containing protein: MVEPLPPLYALRAFEVAARSCSFTRAAEALSLTQSAISRHIRTLESQFGCRLFQRHGPRLQLTEAGERLARELKVGFRIIEDACLPLRASRGQLRLKAPSTLTMRWLLRVLQTLKGEQPELAVQLASVWMDFDHVDFYAEPYDCAILLGNGHFGDGVEACKLFDEWLIPIGPPQAADGAPWPLERLRDAELIHPSADRRDWRRWLQAQALEERALLEPLRLERGTVFDTLDQAISAAMAGHGLSIGDLHLVAQDIRGGRISLPFPSAVASGDGYYLVWLRDSPSQERIARLRTFLLSQVTDISDLGVHYRAPGSADRPA, encoded by the coding sequence ATGGTCGAGCCCCTGCCGCCGCTCTACGCCTTGCGTGCCTTTGAAGTGGCCGCCCGTTCCTGCTCCTTCACCCGTGCCGCCGAGGCGCTGTCCCTGACCCAGAGCGCCATCAGCCGGCATATCCGTACCCTGGAAAGCCAGTTCGGTTGCCGTCTGTTCCAGCGCCACGGCCCGCGGCTGCAGCTCACCGAGGCCGGGGAGCGCCTGGCCCGGGAGCTCAAGGTCGGTTTCCGGATCATCGAGGATGCCTGCCTGCCGCTGCGGGCCAGCCGCGGCCAGTTGCGTCTCAAGGCGCCCTCGACCCTGACCATGCGCTGGCTGCTGCGGGTTCTGCAGACGCTCAAGGGCGAGCAGCCGGAGCTGGCGGTGCAACTGGCCAGTGTGTGGATGGATTTCGATCACGTGGACTTCTACGCCGAGCCCTACGACTGCGCGATTCTGCTGGGCAACGGCCACTTCGGCGACGGGGTCGAGGCCTGCAAGCTGTTCGATGAGTGGCTGATTCCCATCGGCCCGCCGCAGGCTGCGGACGGCGCGCCCTGGCCCCTCGAGCGGCTCAGGGACGCGGAGCTGATCCACCCGTCGGCGGACCGCCGCGACTGGCGCCGCTGGCTGCAGGCCCAGGCGCTTGAGGAGCGGGCACTGCTGGAGCCGCTGCGGCTGGAGCGCGGCACGGTCTTCGACACCCTGGACCAGGCGATCAGCGCCGCCATGGCCGGGCACGGTCTGTCGATCGGTGACCTGCACCTGGTGGCGCAGGACATACGCGGCGGTCGGATCAGCCTGCCGTTCCCCAGCGCGGTGGCGTCAGGAGACGGCTACTACCTGGTGTGGCTGCGCGACAGCCCGAGCCAGGAGCGCATTGCCCGGTTGCGCACATTCCTGCTGAGCCAGGTCACGGATATCAGCGATCTAGGCGTGCACTACCGGGCCCCGGGCAGCGCTGACCGGCCGGCATGA
- a CDS encoding DUF1543 domain-containing protein produces the protein MLFVVMLGGKHPKATIEVHDVQFVVADRLESAYAQLREAWFGSPAGLHIDSWMQVDGVEEYKVEFSPLAPGPGAPRLYFLNLGGYEAATFGEAHRYLLVVARDKTEAKAKGKRQMLAHWHKSHTDALLDVDDCLPIDLLQGRYVHLVPGPHQGIEQRNDYIILN, from the coding sequence ATGCTGTTTGTGGTGATGCTCGGGGGCAAGCACCCCAAAGCGACAATCGAAGTCCACGACGTCCAATTCGTGGTCGCCGACCGCCTTGAGTCGGCCTACGCGCAACTGCGCGAGGCCTGGTTCGGCAGCCCGGCGGGCCTGCATATCGATTCGTGGATGCAGGTCGACGGCGTCGAGGAATACAAGGTCGAGTTCAGCCCCCTGGCCCCCGGGCCGGGCGCGCCGCGCCTGTACTTCCTCAACCTGGGCGGCTACGAGGCGGCAACCTTCGGCGAGGCCCACCGCTACCTGCTGGTGGTGGCCAGAGACAAGACCGAAGCCAAGGCCAAGGGCAAGCGGCAGATGCTGGCCCACTGGCACAAATCCCACACCGACGCCCTGCTCGACGTCGACGACTGCCTGCCGATCGACCTGCTGCAAGGGCGCTATGTGCACCTGGTGCCAGGGCCGCACCAGGGCATCGAACAACGCAACGACTACATCATCCTCAACTGA
- a CDS encoding oxidoreductase yields MDPISAATHFDPYDFYYARLRARGGLTYDSALGLWVASSAAAVAAVLNHPACRVRPLQEPVPRAIAGRPAGQVFARLMRMNDGPRHGCPRQAMAPGLQALGGIDLMPWLARWRPALRAPQCAADLQRWQWCLPVALLAALLGVPAAQCEELARRTGEFVACFSPLSTEPQLQAADSAAQALLRQMQAVLDNPQPGPLLRTILERSNGLAPEDLQANLVGLLAQTHDACAGLLGNSLLALLADPALARRLQHDPRQLQDWLLQLQRLDPPVQNTRRFVAEPCTLHGVDLQAGDSVLVLLAAANHDPALCAITGSDPARQGFSFGAGAHRCPGRDLALNIVHSLLRTLLQPPGLDALALQWQYRASVNGRLPQFSDAPGSRPMDWQPADA; encoded by the coding sequence ATGGACCCGATCAGCGCCGCTACCCATTTCGACCCCTACGACTTTTACTACGCCCGCCTGCGTGCCCGGGGCGGCCTGACCTACGATTCGGCCCTCGGACTGTGGGTGGCCAGCAGTGCCGCGGCGGTCGCCGCGGTGCTCAACCACCCGGCCTGCCGGGTCCGGCCGCTGCAGGAGCCGGTGCCCCGGGCCATCGCCGGACGGCCCGCAGGGCAAGTGTTTGCCCGCCTGATGCGCATGAACGACGGCCCGCGCCACGGCTGTCCGCGACAGGCCATGGCCCCTGGGCTGCAGGCACTGGGCGGGATCGACCTGATGCCCTGGCTGGCCCGATGGCGCCCGGCCCTTCGCGCCCCGCAGTGCGCCGCCGACCTGCAACGCTGGCAGTGGTGCCTGCCGGTGGCCCTGCTGGCAGCCCTGCTGGGGGTGCCCGCCGCGCAATGCGAAGAACTGGCCCGACGCACCGGCGAGTTCGTCGCCTGCTTCTCGCCCCTGAGCACGGAACCACAGTTGCAGGCTGCCGACTCGGCGGCGCAAGCCTTGCTCCGACAGATGCAGGCCGTGCTCGACAACCCGCAACCCGGCCCGCTGCTGAGAACGATCCTTGAGCGCAGCAACGGGCTGGCCCCCGAGGACCTGCAGGCCAACCTGGTGGGCCTGCTGGCGCAAACCCACGACGCCTGCGCCGGGCTGCTCGGCAACAGCCTGCTGGCCTTGCTGGCGGACCCGGCCCTGGCCCGGCGCCTGCAGCACGACCCCCGGCAGTTGCAGGACTGGCTGCTGCAACTGCAGCGCCTGGACCCGCCGGTGCAGAACACCCGCCGCTTCGTGGCCGAGCCTTGCACCCTGCACGGTGTCGACCTGCAAGCCGGGGATAGCGTGCTGGTGCTGCTGGCCGCGGCCAATCACGACCCGGCCTTGTGCGCGATCACCGGCAGCGATCCGGCGCGGCAGGGCTTCAGCTTTGGCGCCGGTGCCCACCGCTGCCCGGGGCGGGACCTGGCCTTGAACATCGTCCACAGCCTGCTGCGCACCCTGCTGCAACCACCGGGCCTGGACGCGCTGGCCCTGCAGTGGCAGTACCGGGCCTCGGTCAATGGCCGCCTGCCCCAGTTCAGCGACGCACCGGGCAGCCGGCCAATGGACTGGCAGCCAGCGGACGCTTGA